One Tunturibacter gelidoferens genomic region harbors:
- a CDS encoding VOC family protein, translating into MTVETYPEKLAPNIQQVVPFLWVSNLEASLRFYLDGLGFEKTREWIDDGKLRWCWLQLEGAALMLQEFSPERRPPGKLGEGVSLCFQCKDALAIYHAALSQGLQPQRPFVGNAMWVTILPDPDGYKLDFESPTNAPEESLYPIEK; encoded by the coding sequence ATGACCGTCGAAACCTATCCGGAAAAACTCGCTCCCAACATCCAGCAGGTAGTTCCCTTCCTCTGGGTCTCGAACCTCGAAGCGTCCCTCCGCTTCTACCTCGACGGCCTGGGCTTTGAAAAGACCAGGGAGTGGATCGACGACGGCAAGCTTCGCTGGTGCTGGCTTCAACTCGAAGGCGCAGCCCTCATGCTCCAGGAGTTCAGCCCCGAAAGACGCCCACCCGGCAAACTAGGCGAAGGCGTCTCTCTCTGCTTCCAATGCAAGGACGCCCTCGCCATCTACCACGCAGCGCTCTCACAGGGTCTTCAGCCCCAACGGCCCTTCGTTGGCAACGCGATGTGGGTCACCATCCTTCCGGACCCCGACGGTTACAAACTCGACTTCGAGAGCCCCACCAACGCCCCGGAAGAATCCCTCTATCCCATCGAAAAGTAG
- a CDS encoding VOC family protein, with protein MARVTGIGGIFLRARDPKTLSAWYAKHLGLTLSEYGGATLLWTDEIPATTGMTIWSLFPEDTPYFGKGNEKGPQQAMVNYRVDNLDELLAQLAAENIPIDPHREDSDYGRFAWITDPEGNRIELWHPLVAVEKKEEPPA; from the coding sequence ATGGCCCGAGTCACCGGCATTGGCGGCATCTTCCTTCGCGCACGCGATCCCAAAACCCTCTCCGCCTGGTACGCCAAACACCTGGGCCTCACCCTCTCCGAATACGGCGGCGCCACCCTCCTCTGGACCGACGAGATCCCCGCCACCACCGGAATGACCATCTGGTCTCTCTTCCCCGAAGACACCCCCTACTTCGGCAAGGGCAACGAGAAAGGCCCGCAGCAAGCTATGGTCAACTATCGCGTCGACAATCTGGATGAACTCCTCGCCCAACTCGCAGCAGAAAACATCCCCATCGATCCCCATCGCGAAGACTCCGACTACGGCCGCTTTGCCTGGATCACCGACCCCGAAGGCAACCGCATCGAACTCTGGCACCCCCTCGTCGCCGTCGAAAAGAAAGAAGAGCCTCCCGCATAA
- a CDS encoding class I SAM-dependent methyltransferase has translation MATTQQATPQGREINPDALNALLGRVVQDMGAAMQAPLILIGDKLGLYRAMGDGEPVTPAELAKKTGTAERYVREWLNANTAGRLMEFDAAKGTYFLTPEQALVLALDDTPVHLPGFYHMMASVMKDEEKLTEIYRTGNGMGWHEHEKGLFEGCERFFRPSYLANLVSSWIPALEGVEAKLKAGARVADIGCGHGASTLLMAKSYPASKFFGFDYHGPSIEKARAKAEAAGVADRVTFAVASAKDFPGKDYDLVAFFDCLHDMGDPAGAAKHVKTTLAPGGTWMIVEPSAQDDTAANHNPVGRIYYSASATICVPCSLAQEVGLGLGAQAGPARIEKVVREGGLTHFRKAAETPFNMVFETRG, from the coding sequence ATGGCTACGACACAGCAGGCGACCCCACAGGGGCGAGAGATTAATCCGGATGCGTTGAATGCGCTTCTGGGGCGTGTGGTTCAGGATATGGGTGCTGCGATGCAGGCCCCGCTGATTTTGATTGGCGACAAGCTGGGGCTCTATCGGGCGATGGGGGATGGAGAGCCCGTGACTCCGGCGGAGCTGGCGAAGAAGACGGGCACCGCGGAGCGCTATGTGCGCGAGTGGCTGAATGCGAATACTGCTGGGAGGCTGATGGAGTTTGATGCGGCGAAGGGGACTTATTTTTTGACGCCGGAGCAGGCGCTGGTGCTGGCGCTGGACGATACGCCGGTGCATCTGCCGGGGTTTTATCACATGATGGCCTCGGTGATGAAGGATGAAGAGAAGCTGACGGAGATCTATCGCACGGGCAATGGGATGGGTTGGCACGAGCATGAGAAGGGGCTGTTTGAAGGGTGTGAGCGGTTCTTCCGGCCGTCCTATCTTGCGAATCTTGTCTCCAGCTGGATTCCTGCGCTGGAGGGTGTGGAGGCGAAGCTGAAGGCGGGGGCGCGGGTGGCGGATATTGGCTGCGGGCATGGAGCTTCGACGCTGCTGATGGCGAAGTCTTATCCTGCCTCGAAGTTTTTTGGGTTTGATTATCATGGGCCGTCGATCGAGAAGGCTCGTGCGAAGGCGGAGGCTGCGGGGGTGGCGGATCGCGTGACGTTTGCTGTGGCTTCAGCGAAGGATTTTCCGGGGAAGGATTATGACCTGGTGGCGTTCTTCGACTGCCTGCATGACATGGGCGATCCGGCGGGGGCGGCGAAGCATGTGAAGACGACGCTGGCGCCGGGTGGCACCTGGATGATTGTTGAGCCGTCTGCCCAGGACGATACGGCGGCGAATCATAATCCGGTGGGGCGAATCTACTACTCGGCTTCGGCGACGATCTGCGTGCCTTGCTCGCTGGCGCAGGAGGTTGGGCTGGGGTTGGGAGCGCAGGCGGGGCCGGCGAGGATCGAGAAGGTGGTGCGGGAGGGCGGGCTTACACACTTCCGCAAGGCTGCGGAGACGCCGTTCAATATGGTGTTTGAGACGCGAGGTTGA
- a CDS encoding YbjQ family protein has product MSTYPPPANSINPAFVTSALELPGYRIVQNLGIVRGIVVRSRNIVATIGAGLQTIVGGDITLFTELCEKTRQDSYAMMTLHAAQLGANAVIAFRYDANELMNGVTEVLAYGTAVVVEKQ; this is encoded by the coding sequence ATGTCGACCTACCCGCCGCCCGCAAACTCCATCAACCCGGCCTTCGTCACCTCTGCCCTCGAGCTCCCCGGCTACCGCATCGTCCAGAACCTCGGCATCGTCCGCGGCATCGTCGTCCGCTCGCGCAACATCGTTGCCACCATCGGCGCCGGCCTCCAGACCATCGTCGGCGGCGACATCACTCTCTTCACCGAACTCTGCGAGAAGACCCGCCAGGACTCCTACGCCATGATGACCCTCCACGCCGCCCAGCTCGGTGCCAACGCCGTCATCGCCTTCCGCTACGACGCCAACGAACTCATGAACGGCGTCACCGAAGTCCTCGCCTACGGCACCGCCGTCGTCGTAGAAAAGCAGTAA
- a CDS encoding L-rhamnose mutarotase, with protein MNPEHPTKQRVCFLLQIKPDRLDEYRRRHAAVWPDMIAALQRTGWHNYSLFLTPGGQLIGYLETDDFQLAQTRMRNEPINALWQSEMKDFFVQTNGKDPGQLMSPLDEIFHID; from the coding sequence ATGAACCCAGAGCACCCCACCAAACAAAGAGTCTGCTTCCTCCTCCAAATCAAGCCCGACCGCCTCGACGAGTACCGCCGTCGCCACGCCGCCGTCTGGCCCGACATGATCGCCGCCCTCCAGCGCACCGGCTGGCACAACTACTCCCTCTTCCTCACCCCAGGCGGCCAGCTCATCGGCTACCTCGAAACCGACGACTTCCAGCTGGCCCAGACAAGAATGCGCAACGAACCCATCAACGCCCTCTGGCAGTCCGAGATGAAGGACTTCTTCGTCCAGACCAACGGCAAAGACCCCGGCCAGCTCATGTCCCCCCTCGACGAAATCTTTCACATCGACTAA
- the trpD gene encoding anthranilate phosphoribosyltransferase, with protein MPPQPHLKQILEARSTLTREQARDLMQQILSGQLTDLEIAALLGALAARGETASEIAGFVDVMRTAVTPIPLTDAERKNLVDTCGTGGDASGTFNISTAAALVAAATPDANLMVAKHGNRAITSQTGSADVLEALGIPVDLTPEQAATALRTHHFAFLHAPSLHPAMKAVMPVRRALGVRTIFNILGPLTNPAGASAQVMGVYAAHLVPIVAEAMSLLGTHHAFVVHGSTLREKGLDEISISGPTQLAEVHDSAVTIATVTPEDLGLPRAPIETLQGGNAQTNAAILTTIFSGEQGPRRDIVLLNAAAVLVAADLALDLPNGIALAAKTIDSGAVTRLIANLRV; from the coding sequence ATGCCGCCCCAGCCCCATCTCAAGCAGATCCTCGAAGCCCGTTCCACTCTCACCCGCGAACAAGCCCGCGACCTCATGCAGCAGATCCTCTCCGGCCAGCTCACCGACCTCGAGATCGCCGCCCTCCTCGGAGCCCTCGCAGCCCGCGGCGAAACCGCCTCCGAGATCGCCGGCTTCGTCGACGTCATGCGCACCGCCGTAACCCCCATCCCCCTCACCGACGCAGAGCGGAAGAATCTAGTCGACACCTGCGGCACCGGCGGCGACGCCAGCGGCACCTTCAACATCTCCACCGCCGCCGCCCTCGTCGCCGCCGCAACCCCGGACGCAAACCTCATGGTCGCCAAACACGGCAACCGCGCCATCACCTCGCAGACCGGCTCAGCCGACGTCCTCGAAGCCCTCGGCATTCCCGTCGACCTCACCCCCGAGCAAGCCGCAACCGCCCTCCGCACCCACCACTTCGCCTTCCTCCACGCCCCCAGCCTGCACCCCGCCATGAAGGCGGTCATGCCCGTCCGTCGCGCCCTCGGAGTCCGCACCATCTTCAACATCCTCGGCCCCCTCACCAACCCCGCCGGAGCCTCCGCGCAGGTGATGGGCGTCTACGCCGCGCATCTCGTTCCCATCGTCGCCGAAGCCATGTCCCTCCTCGGCACCCATCACGCCTTCGTCGTCCACGGCAGCACTCTCCGCGAAAAAGGTCTCGACGAGATCTCCATCAGCGGCCCCACCCAGCTAGCCGAAGTCCACGACAGCGCCGTCACCATCGCCACCGTCACCCCCGAAGACCTCGGCCTCCCGCGCGCCCCCATCGAAACCCTCCAGGGCGGCAACGCGCAGACCAACGCCGCCATCCTCACCACCATCTTCTCCGGCGAGCAAGGCCCCCGCCGCGACATCGTCCTGCTCAACGCCGCCGCCGTCCTCGTCGCCGCAGACCTTGCTCTCGACCTCCCCAACGGTATAGCCCTCGCCGCGAAAACCATCGACTCGGGAGCCGTCACCCGACTCATCGCCAACCTCCGCGTCTGA
- a CDS encoding B12-binding domain-containing radical SAM protein: MSVHLVNPSDNSFGTAVITPRWLFVLAAATPSIAGDPILIDESIEQIIPESIQSGDIVGISVHTGNALRGYEVGRIARERGAWVIYGGIHATLFPEEAFERGNAHAVVKGDGDIAWGKAVTDILTGSQPEKIYEGGRISGTDFLAARWDLMPRDKYMWASVQTIRGCPKHCSFCSVWRTDGQQPRQRPHQSVIDEIVNLRQIGFRFIALADDNFYPVTLTDLRLAREQNNEAKLAELTAIRAERFLLMAELAKLPKDMVFFTQITMEAGEDGEYLDAMRKANIKGALVGVEAVTPEGLKAVFKDFNYSGEALARQLQTFKKHGVHVLGSFIFGLPTDKPATFDATVEMALKAGVTFAQFVMMTPFPGTVDFGRWEKEQAKAPEVVATPTGDIPITRYWLIPTAIRPKMFTPHPSMSSIEISQRTQKVWDRFYDWTSIWQRSACTPTLRARVAFMFLSKLYRQMYAGTGISTDSARRKKSKTWARWTAKQCRKLFAAKPMPELQSPAWEHAFSSANLRRPAFLGPQENPSPFTVITKL, encoded by the coding sequence TTGAGTGTTCATCTCGTAAATCCCAGCGACAACTCCTTTGGAACCGCTGTAATCACACCCCGTTGGCTCTTCGTCCTCGCCGCCGCCACACCCTCTATCGCAGGCGACCCCATCCTCATCGACGAGTCCATCGAACAAATCATCCCCGAATCCATCCAGTCCGGCGACATCGTCGGCATCAGCGTCCACACCGGCAACGCACTCCGCGGTTACGAGGTCGGACGCATCGCCCGCGAGCGTGGAGCCTGGGTCATCTACGGCGGCATCCACGCCACGCTCTTTCCCGAAGAAGCCTTCGAACGCGGAAACGCTCACGCAGTAGTCAAAGGCGACGGCGACATCGCCTGGGGCAAAGCCGTGACTGACATCCTCACCGGCTCTCAACCTGAAAAAATCTACGAAGGCGGCCGCATCAGCGGCACCGACTTCCTCGCCGCCCGCTGGGATCTCATGCCCCGCGACAAGTACATGTGGGCCTCCGTCCAAACCATCCGTGGCTGCCCCAAGCACTGCTCCTTCTGCAGCGTCTGGCGCACCGACGGCCAGCAGCCCCGCCAGCGCCCCCACCAGTCCGTCATCGACGAGATCGTCAACCTCCGCCAGATCGGCTTCCGCTTCATCGCCCTCGCCGACGACAACTTCTACCCCGTCACCCTCACCGACCTCCGCCTCGCACGCGAACAAAACAACGAAGCCAAACTCGCCGAACTCACCGCCATCCGCGCCGAACGCTTCCTCCTCATGGCCGAGCTCGCCAAGCTCCCCAAAGACATGGTCTTCTTCACCCAGATCACCATGGAAGCCGGCGAAGACGGCGAGTACCTCGACGCCATGCGCAAGGCCAACATCAAGGGAGCACTCGTAGGCGTAGAGGCCGTCACCCCCGAAGGCCTCAAGGCCGTCTTCAAAGACTTCAACTACTCAGGCGAAGCCCTCGCCCGCCAGCTCCAGACCTTCAAGAAGCACGGCGTCCACGTCCTCGGCTCCTTCATCTTCGGCCTCCCCACCGACAAGCCCGCCACCTTCGACGCCACCGTCGAGATGGCTCTCAAAGCCGGCGTCACCTTCGCCCAGTTCGTCATGATGACGCCCTTCCCTGGAACCGTCGACTTCGGCCGCTGGGAAAAAGAGCAAGCCAAAGCCCCCGAAGTCGTCGCAACCCCAACCGGCGACATCCCCATCACCCGCTACTGGCTCATCCCCACCGCCATCCGCCCCAAGATGTTCACCCCGCATCCCTCCATGAGCTCCATCGAGATCAGCCAGCGCACGCAAAAAGTCTGGGACCGCTTCTACGACTGGACCTCCATCTGGCAGCGCAGCGCCTGCACCCCGACCCTCCGCGCACGCGTAGCGTTCATGTTCCTCTCCAAGCTCTACCGCCAGATGTACGCCGGCACCGGCATCTCCACCGACAGCGCCCGCCGCAAGAAATCCAAGACCTGGGCTCGCTGGACCGCGAAGCAATGCCGCAAACTCTTCGCCGCCAAACCCATGCCCGAACTCCAATCCCCCGCATGGGAGCACGCCTTCTCCTCCGCCAACCTCCGACGTCCCGCCTTCCTCGGCCCCCAGGAGAATCCGTCCCCCTTCACTGTCATCACAAAGCTATAG